In Procambarus clarkii isolate CNS0578487 chromosome 17, FALCON_Pclarkii_2.0, whole genome shotgun sequence, the sequence ctggttaggtggtgttaaaacgtgttcgaacgttgtaccaacgtcgtagttttgttgtgtgtgtttggcgggcggttccctatggtgaacacaaatgtagatacttacatataatgtactagtattttctgttgcccagtcgaaaactttattaatatctgcttgaagtttttcaatgtcttcagcagaggtaattttcctactgatttttgtgtcatctgcaaaggatgatacaaagctgtgacttgtatttttgtctatatctgatatgagaataaggaaaagtagTGGGGCacagactgtaccttgaggtacagagcttttaactgtgcttggactcAATTTTTTATGGTTGACTGTTGCTCTTTGTGTCCTGTTCGaccgaaaactgagtatccagtgtcctactttaccggttattcccattgacctcatattGTGTGCAATTACTCCAAGGTCACATATATTGAATGCCCGTGCGAAGTCCATGTATACCACATccacattctgtttttcttctaaagcctcagtgactttgtcgtagtgaccAAGTAGCTGTGAGATGCACGattttcccgctcgaaatccatgttggcctgggttgtgaaggtcattggtctccataaaactggtgacctgactcctaatcacaccctcaaatacttttattatgtgggacgttagtgcaactggtctataattctttcccaatgctttgctccctctcttgtgttgaggggcaatgtctgctactttaagtgcatctggtaactCCCCCATgttcaagctcttcctccacactatactgagtgcctgtgctactggcaccttgcatttctttatgaatattgaattccatgaatctggacccggggctgagtgcatgggcatgttttcaatttctctttcaaaatctagtacgctcgtgttgatatcagttatatttactggggtttggatatcacgtatAAAGAAAttctctggatcttccactttcatgttatttattggagagctaaacatgtcctcatactgctttttaggattttactaatttctttgtcatcgtctgtgtatgaaccttcactcgtaCGAATGGGTCCAATATATGCAGTTGTTTTTGCTTTTGgttttgcatatgtgaagaagtattttggatttttctttatttcctgaattgcttgctgttctaactgcctttcttcaatctgatatgagtgtttcaatttccactCGATTTCTTTAATCTCCCTATTTAAGTTATTCTTTCTCTGTAAGGAAAGTTGTGTCTGCTTATGCATTTCCGTtacttttttcctttttttatagtgTCATCTGCGTTCTCCTTCTAtgctggacctctttctggctttcctcaaaggagtaTGTTTCAGCCAGACTTGATATGCtttcgaagtcagtttttctattccttctgtaggacttgtattactttcaACATTTTcctatggaatgtttgtaagttccctgtttattgtctCCCAGTCTAccattttattattataatttaatttactgaataacccatCTCTCActtgatcattgttttaggtctattctgggtattgatggtagtttacacttcaatgagcttgtgatctgagtatgtggtatctgatatcgtaatgtccctgattatgccttcattgtttgtaaagacccgatctagaatattttcatttctcgttggctctgatatctgctggttgagtgaaaatttatcACAGAATCTAAGCagctctctaatctgtggttggttatgtcctgatagatttcctggtataatattattgtttgctattctctatCTTAGAtttggcaagttgaagtcacctaggaagataatatgaggtatcgcgttcgccaaattatcaaggctattctctattttgtttatctgttctgcgaATTCCTCAGCTGTTGTATCttgcagtttgtatattagaataaaaactaagtttattttctctatttttactcccagtacctctaccacctcatttgtaaagtCAAGGAGTTccaagcatacaaggtcttccctaacatacagacccactccttcaTGTGACCTAAATTACCCTATCACACCTTTATAGATTATATCCtgcaatccagatctcactgtcgaagaattcccctgcatgagtttctgtgaaagcttcaaatactgcatttgattcAGTGAGGAAGCCATTTATGAATTgtactttgttttttttttcttgttgttagtccttgcatgttggcaaagatgaatgagtttACTCAATTTGggatagtttgactgggagactttttGGGCAGGTACATTATGCGAGGACATGTTTAGTTTGTTTGGCCCTGTACTGATTGTTGTAAGGCAGTTGCCTGTCATAGTTGTTGTTCCTttttggtgtactcacctagttgtgcttgcaggggttgagctttggctctttggtcccgcccctcaaccgtcaatcaactgatgtacagattcctgagcctactgggctctagcatatctacatttgatactgtgtatggagtcatcctccaccacatcactttctatagtgcattccatttactaactactctgacactgaaaaagttctttctaatgtctctatggctcatttaggtactcagcttccacctgtgtccctttgtgcgtgaaccacctgtgttaaataatccatccttgtctaccctgtcaaattgtaATTTGTATCTGTAATGTATCTGTATATGTATcgggtgtgtaattgtatctgtgattctggtatgcaagtgggtctggcatccagttccatacattctGTTTCCCTTTTGAAATCTCTTTTGGCTTGGTATAAAAAATTAATTGAGTTTCCTCAAAATTCATTATCTTGTTTGACACTCTTTATGtaacgttccgtgcctttcacgtgaaagtattggcagctgaggtcatagcattttctgtcctcgagtgaggtttggcacatgtcaggatagaAAAACCTACATGTTGATCCAAATTGACACTGTCCTTTCCTAAGtacatttaaacattttttgggatggtggtaactgcattctaatcctttcttattaccagcatatctatgtctgcatatgccccttTACATAAAATTTATATATCTGTCCTTCTGGTCTGACTCGCTCTATCTGGGACTGTTGTAGTGCTTGTACCTATCGTGCTGTCTATTACACTTTCTAGTCTACTGTCGTCTGCATCCGGGCATACTGAATCAGAGTTTAGAACTTCCAGAGTTTCTACTTCAGTTCCCTCCCTGACTATAGTCTCTGCCCCTGGTCTTTTAGAATTATTGTTGTTCATTTCAAACTCTCTCTGGATGGCTGGTATGCTTTCAATAAATTATGTTTTCcggtcatgcgtcatgttatctagaaggttttttaggatattccaagaggGCAGGTAaaatttacacacccagagcaaatgGCCAGCTCTCAGTCCCATGGTGTTACTCCTGTACAAGCTGAATGTAATCTATtcttacatatacagtatataacatTAAATTTCCATTGCCTTTGATTTTAAGGTTTATTAGTGGCAGCAAATTAATTTGTTTACTGCCATTTTGTCCTGTTTTGGTGTGCACTTGGAATGGGGTTGTCAGTGTTCTATATTTGCACGAATGCCAACCTCTTGTACTTATCTAATCTTGAAAGTGTGTATTACAACATTCAATATGCAAGACCAGTTTGTCTGTTCCCTTTATCTCAAACCCTACCCAGCTGCATGTTCCAGGGTATACTGTAGATGGCAACCTGGAGTTTAGTGAGTGGTCCACTCCCTGGCTGTTCCctgggtcaccatcaccaccagtgtggaggtgccaGTTTTCTATTTAGTGTCCTTAGTATTTCAGTATTTAGTAAACTGTCCTCAGTATTTTACTATTTCTAAtattacagtatatgtatatttaaatttatatgcTTAACCCTTATGTACAGGTACTTATCGTATGTAGAGGAGTACAAGTCACTGTTGTTGACCGTAACCTTCCCCTCAGGTCTCTGGGTTGATGTGTCCTGTTGCCACTTCTTTGTTCTTAAACCATTAATGACTGGTTGGCTGTATCCATTATCATAAGGAATTTTATGCTTACTTTCTGGCTTCCTCTGTTGACTTACTCTATTATTTATTTCTAGATTCCCATTCCCATATTTCAATATAAATTCACAGTATATTCTCACTGAGGACGGCTCTAGCCCTGGTCACCTCGTGGctagtgtatacagtatattctcactgaggacggctctagccctggtcacctcgtggctagtgtatacagtatattctcactgaggacggctctagccctggtcacctcgtggctagtgtatacagtatattctcactgaggatggctctagccctggtcacctcgtggctagtgtatacagtatattcttACTGAGGACGGCTCTAGCCCTGGTCACCTCGTGGctagtgtatacagtatattctcactgaggatggctctagccctggtcacctcgtggctagtgtatacagtatattctcACTGAGGACGGCTCTAGCCCTGGTCACCTCGTGGCTAGTGTATACACATTCAAGGGTGTTGCCATATTTTGGCACTCTTATACATCTCTACTCTTTCACATGGCAATATTCCTACATTTCAACTTTTATGTGTCGTGTTACACTTCACTGTAACTTCACTGAGTCACTGTTTTAGAATAgctaatacagtggaacctctgtaTTCGGATTTATTTGGTTCCTGAAGGAGAGACGAATGCCAAACAATTATTTCTCATAATGAATTATGTAAATTCGATTAATCAGTTCCAGaccacaaaaatatatatagttatacaataattaaatgaaataaaTGCTAACACACTTTACCAACACTTAGACATATGTTGATGGCAtatgtggaaggtggtgaggcaGAGGAAGAGATGTTCTTTGGCAGGGGAGTCCCATACCATTATAACTTCTGGTAGTTGTGCTTCTGGGATTCTTTCTCTTTTCTGTCTTTTTCTGTTTCCCTCATTACACTCACTGGATGCTTTTCTTACAAGAAACTTGTCCAAGGATGATTAATTTTGTCAGCACTTTAACGTCTCAACTGCTCAACATGCCTGCAGGCcctcaatgggggggggggggggggggcttgcaaTGCGCCTCCGGGGATCTTATATTTTTAGTGTATGATTCAAAACTCTcatggctacatggggttcacatcagcttcctcaaggatcttgtaaacagacgccatctttaaaaaaaattgtgggcaacattcactggtgtgagagcctcagtactgtactgagtgagcaaccaaggctggcacacgcagcatgagctcacagcactgctgttcagcttctgaccacagcattgccaaataatgtcaaaatatatatatataacttgtattactgtatttagccatgatagtatcacAGAAGAGCctaagtgtgataatgactgtgtacattgttcaaatatcagtgaatcaatgctgttcacgatgttcacagcgctagccacatcacagcattatttcgtccatctaggaatcttcaaacgacttcttatgttactttacaaaataaagctgtggtcaattattcatttacaggatttagtggccAGTATTGTGATAATAGCTGGATTttggtgataattagcactgtccatagtattgtgggaggaggaagtttggtgagggagggagggagagattccagatagcgtcactgtgtgtggcagccactcttgttttgctcaccatactaacttagtggttcgctatggtgaacacatatgtacatgggtatatacaatgtgtgtatgtagtgtaataacagcaacaggagtttgttgggaggagctattttggtgagggaggtgacgtcgtaatcgtagcgtcatctgctggctgctgtgtgatttctcatgcagtgtatggcggctactgtgctgtttggacacaataccggcttacttgcatatctctggtgaataaaacatgtagatacgtatacataacatgtgtaaatagtgtaataaaaacattgacagtatggtgggaggaggagtgaTGGCGAGTACGATGTTGGAGATGAGAGGCTGGGAGTGGCAGCTCACACTtgaggagttctgagtgtgtttatggagaatgtatatagtgtgtgatagtgtatagtgtgtaaatatgttgtaaatatacataaatgaacatgaaacattggtgtgaataacagtatggtgggaggaggggggatggCGAGtatgatgttggaggagtgagggaggactggctgggtgtggaagctcacactcgcggagttttcagtgtgtttatggtgtgtgtatatagtgtgtgatagtgtatagtgtgtaaatagaatgtatatatacataaattagcatgatacattggcaatatgtgcaagatatgtgtacacgtgtcatgcacgtaacacagtgtcttcgaacagtacggatgttctactgccataatatagtctacgtgttcattatacataggattgtcacaaaaaaaaaaaaaaaaaatttatttcgaactgtgcgcaaaaaatgaacaaaaatatattcggggCAACTCACGCATCTTGAGCCGGCGCCCGACTGGCCTCGGGAGAGTACGCCACGGGCGACCGGGGATTAATgacgtcatcttgaggttatcttgagatgatttcggggctttttagtgtccccgcggcccggtcctcgaccaggcctccacccacaggaagcagcccgtgacagctgactaacacccaggtacctatttttactgctaggtaacaggggcataggatgaaagaaactgcccattgtttctcgccggcgcctgggatcgaacccaggaccacaggatcacaagtccagtgtgctgtccgctcggccgaccggctccctttggtTGATGACCGGTTCCCATGACCAACCACGACCTtacagaccccatagcagccaaagtacaatttcgactttttgttaacatatccatactcagggaagggtttttgacactaaaaaaaatccagagaatatatttcctgcgcactggggggggggggggggtgccgtaTTTGGAAGCTGAGCAATCCAGTGGTTAAAATGTTTCTAAAGTGAGACATGGCAATGTCTTTCAACAGGTTTATAACACAGTTTGTCAGGGTGATAATTTTCAAGAAAATGTTTTCCATTTTGCACACCTTCCTTTGATTAGAGAACTATATTTAGGAATACCAAACTCTGTATCGAGAGCAGACACACGGGCACCACTTTCATATTCAGCTACGAGTTCTTTCTTCATCTGTGTCTTGATtcaaaccatttttttttttttttttgcttggccCTTATCACTAACTTCATAAGTGACATGATGACTTATTTACACTAAGAATATCAAACATATCCAAAATATCCAAGAGAAAAGTGTAGTGGGTTGTGTAGTGAACAACAGCTATGGTGAAACTGAAGCATCAGGGATGCATGTTTACTTCTGAACGCTTGGCAAACGGATGAACACTGTGTCTGAATACTGTAAAGTGGGAATTGGAAGCAGTGCAAATATTGAGGTTCCTCTGTACAAGGAAATtatgtaaatattatataatttgtattgaaaaatacagtacagtactgtaatattacTTTTTGTTGCAACTACATCTAGCTTAACCAAATAttcttttccacaggataacaagccagaggaatgttcagtgtgttttaacgattatggcgacaatcagctacggcctcgcacactgccatgcggccacacattctgctcccagtgtattgacaatgctatcaagaatggtcaggtgacctgccccagctgccgggcccagcacgctgccacagctgctactcagttcTCAATCAGTTATGGTATGGAGGCCCTTATCAGAAAACTAAAAGGTATTGAGGTTGTGCCAGGGGTAACAGTACCAGCAAAACCCATTAAAACTCCTGCGAGAGGAATCAGCAAGAAGTTACGCtccctggtgcaggagcagaagagcatcatcagcagcctcattactagctgtgaagaggtactgtcccagctggggaAGTACCaggggcagctgggggactggaaaactcaccacctccagctccaggacagactctatgctctggtagagcagaacaagtcagcaatgaagcttttggaactggaggataccagtgtggtgaatatgacaacacaaggagaggaagggaagactcagctgcaggccatgttggggagcctcgacacagtcaacaccccacaggaggttgacacaaccatagacacagctgatgagTGCAGCATGAAGATAGAAGATTGGCTCCAGAAGTGCCAGACGCActtcccagatgtcaagactgtccacacctcagtgaaggtacgttgctgaaggtcacattgttctcacccaactgtgtgtagtattgcctctatataaacacttttgacatagagacacatcaagatgagagtagactttatatataggaaactttctggggggaagccccttcggctccacGAAGCTATCCggactgatatgaatgtattagaccctagCATCAGTCAAgcaaatggagttctaggcctaacggggaccacgagccagaacctagcctcccctcagaaaggcacgacgagcaatggcctatagaaacccccgtgtggttgaaagcattctatatctgccatcgaccgggtaatgcacccagaaaagtaggcatcccaaaacaaacctctattctggttaaaagaTTGCTACTGGAAGCCGAActattggacagaactccccaaatgaaaaatgAGCAAACGAACATGATGTCACAACCTTCACCGTGCCGCCGTCTGCGCAgcaacccccctccccgggagggagtaggggagccccagacccccgtgccggctatccacacaccagttctgtggctgatgtgcTTCCTGGACGGTTGTGCGACTCTGGCTCTGAATTTTCCAGTGTTGTGCCTTGTGATGTGGTCCTGTCCtgtggtggtgtgcgagccaggagaACCAGTACTCGGTCTGCTTGCGCCTAGGGTTACTTTCCCTAGGTAGGTAGCTCTAGAGTActgcctgtaagtactgcccatgGAGCTTGGGGCTACCTTCCACAAATCACCTTTGGGGTCTACCTCTGCTGTAGGCTTTTGCTGCGTGATGATTACCCTCcattggagtcagctggggtgcTTCATGCACCCCTCTTTGTCTCTGGGAaggaggtagttttcgtcactggttgggatgcaaggtactgtgcagctagttgtcacctactcatagtggccggctctgttccgcctgggcacGTTGTGCTCCTGCgaggttttttgtttttttattgtttttgttttcctgcctggtggggggtctgccccttGGTTTTGGTCCTCACCCAATTATATCTTGGTAGTCCTCTACTAGGTAcccgtgagtgtacatgtctCGTGAGTTCAGCaatttggagtttgttttggtaatTTTTGGCGCTGGTTAGCAGTACTTAGTCTAGACTTCCCCTAGTGAGAATATACGAcaaagggccctggaaaaccccatgtgGCTCAGTGGTCTGATGGAGGCGTCCCTCGAGTCCCATCTTGCTTTGTACGAGTTTTAAAGGTTGCTCTGTCTCCTTATCTCAGGGTGACATTCACTGTttgtgcctccgtcatgctgcctgttgggtcggtgacaccttcaaccTGGAGTTCTGCGAgttttgttccttgtttgtactccaatacacccagtccactgataatgatcttcgggtgcaggcagctacgGCATTGCATGCGcgttttaggttgctgcaatgagctaggttggttgctcacccggaagCCCTGAGACTGCCCCATGTTTGGTTATAGGGACGCAGATTTGGGGGTGTTAGTCGTTTCGACTTTGGTTTCGTCAGtgcccccttgtccttcccctgctgTTGTTCGTTttgttcctcccccctcccccttgcttCTGGCTCCGATGCGTCTGAGAGTTTCAGAGTCGGGGTAGAgtttagttggtgttgagactctGACAGTTTCAGGGGATGCCCCTTCCTGTGTGACGATGGAGGCATTCAAGCCTGTTCCTTCAGCTGGTGCTTCTGGGATTGACCAGTGGGCCCTCTTTGTTCCAGCTTTTCCGGCGGCTTCTGCCTTTTCTTTTGAGGCagggggcttggaggacggctcagcCCCGGGTCCTGATGTGGAGGCTCCCGGGGCGGGTGGAGGGGTTGACTTGGGAGGCTTGGGCCCATTACACCCCGCTTGGTTTTTGGTGCTCTCTGAGCAGGGCTTGTTATAGGGGGTTGGGT encodes:
- the LOC138365503 gene encoding uncharacterized protein, which produces MEALIRKLKGIEVVPGVTVPAKPIKTPARGISKKLRSLVQEQKSIISSLITSCEEVLSQLGKYQGQLGDWKTHHLQLQDRLYALVEQNKSAMKLLELEDTSVVNMTTQGEEGKTQLQAMLGSLDTVNTPQEVDTTIDTADECSMKIEDWLQKCQTHFPDVKTVHTSVKVQETIREALEMTTTETGATADPVHLGDSASTINVCVGNDRCRRPSGRPWR